A genomic stretch from Pochonia chlamydosporia 170 chromosome 4, whole genome shotgun sequence includes:
- a CDS encoding MFS transporter (similar to Metarhizium acridum CQMa 102 XP_007813213.1), giving the protein MTSVDGERRRGATGRELDEEADDYFGDASAEETPLLNTDLPPDVVPDRSFQHLVVSMCVLFLFIVEVSTFIMQPPLQQVMEDRICGEIFPDHELGIVSETDSRCKDNRVQKELAMLRSWEVSAEMFVPFFVQIPYGIIADKYGRRPVLFLALFGAVIQTAWVLLVLGMPKTFSVWSMLYGNIAFLIGGGGQMAGAMVWTLLADAIPVARRTSVFYLLYAMILILAVVVNPVAALLLKIDPWIAIWLGFGILIAGLFASLLVPETLALRQKADSKRPRGASFDGATNVNIAPRKTWIQHAVFTMKNDMGHIWRFIFASRSVMILIFAYAINFPIRLNQTFNLLQYMTKRFNWEWSTATYVSTVSNITAAVVLLVLLPAGSWILVKKRGLDPLNRDLMLMRASLIFVIAGNFLTAFAPTVWLFIISLIVTSLGTGFTTLCRALLNAVVEPHTVATLNTTVSMMETIMGLVSSPVLGWLLSKGLELGGVWMGLPYLVCAILAALTGALILAFKLPVGFAQASS; this is encoded by the exons ATGACCTCAGTAGACGGTGAGAGGCGGCGCGGGGCCACCGGCCGCGAACtggatgaggaggcagaCGATTATTTTGGGGATGCTTCAGCCGAAGAGACGCCCCTGCTAAACACCGATCTGCCACCAGACGTCGTACCAGACCGGTCGTTCCAGCACCTGGTTGTGAGCATGTGTGTGCTGTTCTTATTCATTGTCGAAGTCAGCACCTTTATTATGCAGCCGCCACTGCAACAGGTGATGGAAGACCGAATTTGTGGCGAGATCTTCCCAGACCACGAGCTGGGTATTGTATCGGAAACGGATAGTCGATGCAAAGATAATAGAGTACAAAAGGAGCTGGCAATGTTGCGATCATGGGAAGTCTCAGCCGAGATGTTTGTTC CGTTCTTTGTGCAAATTCCCTACGGAATCATTGCCGACAAGTATGGCCGACGGCCTGTTTTGTTTTTAGCCCTATTTGGAGCAGTCATCCAAACAGCTTGGGTTCTTCTAGTCT TGGGTATGCCAAAAACCttttctgtctggtccatgttATACGGCAACATCGCATTCCTCATCGGAGGAGGCGGACAAATGGCCGGAGCCATGGTGTGGACATTACTTGCGGACGCCATCCCTGTGGCCAGGCGTACAAGCGTCTTTTACCTTCTTTATGCCATGATTCTCATTCTGGCTGTTGTTGTGAATCCTGTTGCCGCACTCCTGCTGAAAATCGACCCCTGGATTGCAATTTGGTTGGGTTTTGGTATCCTCATAGCAGGCCTCTTTGCATCGTTGCTGGTGCCGGAAACACTTGCGCTTCGTCAAAAGGCCGATAGCAAACGGCCACGAGGGGCTAGCTTTGATGGCGCGACCAATGTGAACATTGCTCCTCGGAAAACCTGGATCCAGCATGCCGTTTTCACCATGAAAAACGACATGGGCCATATTTGGCGCTTCATCTTTGCCTCAAGAAGTGTCATGATTCTTATTTTTGCGTATGCGATCAACTTCCCGATCAGATTGAACCAGACGTTCAATCTGCTTCAGTACATGACCAAGAGATTCAACTGGGAATGGTCAACT GCGACGTACGTTTCTACGGTTAGCAACATCACAGCGGCGGTAGTGCTTCTAGTACTATTGCCGGCTGGCTCTTGGATTCTTGTGAAGAAGCGCGGGCTCGACCCTCTGAATAGAGACTTAATGCTAATGCGCGCTTCGCTAATTTTTGTCATTGCCGGGAACTTTCTCACAGCTTTCGCTCCTACAGTGTGGTTGTTCATCATTTCCCTCATCGTCACCAGTCTAGGCACAGGGTTTACAACGCTCTGTCGAGCGCTACTGAATGCCGTGGTCGAGCCGCATACTGTTGCCACGCTGAATACAACCgtgtcgatgatggagaCTATCATGGGCCTCGTCAGTTCCCCAGTCCTGGGATGGCTCCTCAGCAAAggcttggagcttggtggAGTTTGGATGGGATTGCCATACCTCGTCTGCGCCATCCTCGCGGCACTTACGGGAGCATTGATTCTGGCATTCAAGCTCCCTGTAGGATTTGCCCAGGCGTCATCGTGA
- a CDS encoding COP9 signalosome complex subunit 2 (similar to Aspergillus terreus NIH2624 XP_001217336.1) — protein MSDDEDFMQESDEEYDFEYEEDEDDESGDVDIENKYYNAKQLKLTDPDDAISEFLGIPPLEQEKGEWGFKGLKQAADHFAELLTYVKSAVTRNYSEKSINNMLDYIEKGADGKEAAKSMEKFYSLTLQSFQSTNNERLWLKTNIKLAKLLLDRKEYSSVSKKLRELHKACQRPDGTDDPSKGTYSLEIYALEIQMLAETKNNKQLKALYQRALKVKSAVPHPRIMGIIRECGGKMHMSEENWKEAQSDFFESFRNYDEAGSLQRIQVLKYLLLSTMLMKSNINPFDSQETKPYKSDPRISAMTELVDAYQRDDVHAYEKVLQGHQDILDDPFIAENIDEVTRNMRTKGVLKLIAPYTRMKLAWIAKQLKISQPEVQDILGFLIVDGKINGSVNQQDGILEITSDADMDRIRAMSSLSTSISDLFAATFKEGDGFRSHERDTAFDQSMDFQGLSMGRALGHRGPGQQRAKKGKATMWA, from the exons ATGTCGGACGATGAAGATTTTATGCAGGAATCGGACGAGGA ATACGACTTTGAGtacgaggaagacgaagatgacgaatCTGGCGACGTGGACATCGAAAACAAATACTATAATGCGAAGCAGTTGAAGCTTACGGACCCCGATGATGCCATTTCCGAATTCCTCGGCATTCCACCGCTGGAGCAGGAGAAAGGTGAATGGGGGTTCAAGGGATTAAAGCAA GCAGCAGACCATTTCGCAGAGCTTCTCACCTACGTCAAATCGGCCGTCACGAGAAATTATTCCGAAAAGTCCATCAACAATATGCTTGACTATATAGAGAAGGGGGCCGACGGCAAGGAAGCTGCAAAAAGCATGGAGAAATTCTATTCCCTAACCCTACAGAGTTTCCAAAGCACAAACAACGAGAGGCTATGGCTAAAGACCAACATCAAACTCGCCAAGCTTTTACTTGACAGAAAAGAGTACAGCTCGGTTTCCAAGAAACTTCGAGAACTCCACAAAGCCTGCCAACGACCCGATGGAACAGATGATCCTAGTAAAGGCACATACTCACTTGAGATTTACGCCCTCGAGATTCAAATGCTGGCAGAGACAAAGAACAACAAGCAGCTGAAGGCTTTGTATCAAAGGGCactcaaagtcaagtctgcaGTCCCGCATCCCCGCATCATGGGGATTATCAGAGAATGTGGAGGAAAGATGCACATGAGCGAGGAGAACTGGAAGGAAGCCCAGAGCGACTTCTTCGAGTCATTTCGCAACTATGACGAGGCTGGGTCACTGCAACGAATTCAGGTGCTGAAATATCTACTTCTATCTacaatgttgatgaagtccaacatcaacccctTCGACTCACAAGAGACCAAGCCCTACAAGTCTGATCCCAGAATATCAGCAATGACCGAGCTTGTAGACGCTTACCAAAGGGACGACGTTCACGCATACGAAAAGGTACTACAGGGACACCAAGATATCTTGGACGATCCATTCATCGCCGAAAATATTGACGAGGTTACCCGAAACATGCGAACCAAGGGTGTCTTAAAGCTGATAGCTCCCTACACTCGGATGAAACTCGCCTGGATCGCGAAGCAATTAAAGATCTCTCAGCCCGAGGTGCAAGACATACTCGGCTTCTTGATTGTAGATGGTAAGATCAATGGATCAGTCAACCAGCAAGATGGAATCCTTGAAATTACCTCAGATGCCGACATGGATCGGATTCGGGCCATGAGTAGCCTCTCCACATCGATATCAGATCTTTTTGCGGCCACCTTTAAAGAGGGCGATGGCTTCAGAAGTCATGAGCGCGATACTGCGTTCGACCAGTCCATGGACTTTCAAGGTCTCTCTATGGGGAGAGCCCTCGGCCATCGCGGTCCAGGGCAACAACGTGCAAAGAAAGGCAAAGCTACTATGTGGGCATGA